The Hoplias malabaricus isolate fHopMal1 chromosome 9, fHopMal1.hap1, whole genome shotgun sequence genome contains a region encoding:
- the LOC136707037 gene encoding aquaporin-4-like yields the protein MAAFKGVWTKPFWRAVSGEFLATLIFVFLSLGSTINWASETESPPPADLVLISLCFGLSIATMVQCVGHISGGHINPAVTAAMVVTQKISLAKALFYIAAQCLGAIAGAGLLFLVTPSAVRGGLGITSVNPKISAGHALVVELLITFELVFTVFATCDNKRIDLKGSSGLAIGIAVVIGHLFAIPYTGASMNPARSFGPAIVTWSWESHWVYWVGPILGGVLAAALYEYLYCPDPGLKRRCREMFIKDISGKYKEVECSNNHHTGEPDEIVIKPGSSDADAEKGEKRDTFHDSSRDGLSSV from the exons ATGGCGGCTTTTAAAGGAGTTTGGACGAAGCCGTTCTGGCGTGCTGTCTCCGGTGAATTTTTAGCTACGCTGATCTTCGTTTTTCTGAGTCTGGGCTCTACTATCAACTGGGCATCAGAAACAGAGAGCCCACCACCCGCTGATCTGGTGCTCATCTCCCTGTGTTTTGGCTTGAGCATCGCTACCATGGTCCAGTGTGTCGGTCACATCAGCGGAGGTCACATCAACCCCGCGGTCACAGCGGCCATGGTGGTCACTCAGAAGATTAGTCTTGCCAAGGCCCTGTTCTACATTGCTGCTCAGTGTCTAGGAGCTATTGCTGGGGCAGGGCTTCTTTTCCTGGTTACTCCAAGTGCTGTGAGAGGCGGTCTGGGCATCACATCG GTAAATCCCAAAATCTCAGCGGGCCATGCCCTGGTCGTGGAGCTCCTGATCACGTTCGAGCTGGTCTTCACCGTCTTCGCCACTTGTGACAACAAACGCATCGACCTCAAAGGATCATCTGGACTTGCGATCGGCATTGCTGTAGTCATCGGACATCTGTTTGCG ATCCCTTACACTGGAGCCAGCATGAACCCAGCTCGTTCTTTTGGACCTGCAATTGTGACGTGGAGCTGGGAGAGCCACTGG GTGTACTGGGTGGGGCCCATTCTAGGTGGGGTTCTGGCAGCTGCATTGTATGAGTACCTGTACTGCCCAGACCCTGGGCTTAAGAGAAGGTGCAGGGAGATGTTCATCAAAGACATTTCCGGAAAGTACAAAGAGGTGGAGTGCTCCAATAACCACCACACTGGAGAACCAGATGAAATTGTGATCAAGCCTGGTTCTTCTGACGCTGATGCTGAGAAAGGTGAAAAAAGGGATACTTTCCATGATTCATCCAGGGATGGGCTGTCCTCAGTATGA